GGTGTGGGGCAGCTGGTGAAAATGGGTGTTGAAAAGGGACGCAGTGTAAAGAAAGACCTGAAGGTCGGCATTTGCGGTGAACACGGCGGTGAGCCCAGTTCCATAGAGTTCTGCCACAAGGTAGGGCTTGATTATGTGAGCTGTTCACCCTTCAGGGTTCCCATTGCCCGTCTGGCTGCGGCACAGGCTGCAATTAAAAATGGATAGTAACAGCTGATATACGGCAAAGGCGAAGATGAATATCTTCGCCTTTGTATTTAATTAATATAATGCAGGGGACAATGATGAAAAAAATCGCCGCTACTCTAACCATCCTTTTTATGACCGTCAACCTTTTTGCCTCATATGATGAGGCCCTGAAGCTTTTCAAGGAAAAGAAGTATGATGAGTCTCTGAAAAAACTGGGTGATGAACTTGAAGTAAGCAGGGACATGGAAGCAGGGGCCCCTAATTACAAAATACGATTCCTGGCCGCCCACAACCACTGGAAACTGGGAAACAGGGAAGCGGTGATATCCCATTTCAAACGATGTATGGATATACAAAAGGACACCGTAGATCCCTATATTGACCTGTCGCTTTTTCTTGCTGAACAGGGACTGTTGAACGATGCCGAGACCTATGCCAGGAAGGGACTGACTGTAAAAGATAGCGCCATGCTCTATTATGTCCTGGGGAAGGTCTCCCTGATCAGGCAGAATTACTGGCGGGCCAAGGAACTCTTCGAAAAGGCAAATTCCGTGGATCCCGAGATCTACATGTCCTATAATGGTCTGGGAATCGCACTTATGAAGCTGGAAAAATATGGCGACGCCAATACGGCCTTTACCGTTGCCCTGGCAATACGGCCCGATTCATCGGAGATTCTCAACAACATGGGTCTGAGCCTGGAAAAGCTGGGGAAGAACAAGGAGGCCTATGAATATTATAAAAAGGCCAATTCACTGGACATGGAAAACAAGGTGATCCTGGCAAATATGCTGCGTGCGAAAAAACTGGCTGAAAAATAAAGGAGACCGCATATGTCCATCGCAAAAGGTATAAGGGATTCCATAGAAAAATCATCGTGGATTCGCAAGATGTTTGAGGAAGGGGCAAAGATGAAGGCGCAGTTTGGCGCCGAAAATGTCTTTGACTTCAGCCTGGGAAATCCCGACCTGGAGCCGCCGGAAGAATTTTTTTCCACTCTGCAGACCATGTTGAGGGAGAGAAAACCCGGTTCTCACGGATATATGCCCAATGCCGGTTTCTTGTCGGTGCGTGAAGCCATTGCGGGGAAGGTTTCCCGGGAACACGGCGTAATGGTCAGGCCGGAAGGTATCATCATGACCTGCGGCGCTGCCGGGGGCATGAATACGGTACTGAAGACTATACTGAATCCCGGTGACGAGGTAATAGTACTTAAACCCTATTTCGTGGAGTATGGGTTCTACATTGGCAATCATGGCGGGAAAATGGTGCTCGTTGATACCGCTGCTGATTTTTCAATAAATGTCGGGAATATCAAACAAGCCATAAACGAAAAAACCCGGGCAGTCATTATCAACTCACCCAACAATCCTACGGGGAAGATATACAGCAGGCAGGAGATCAGCGATCTTACGGAAATGCTCCGTGCCACGGGACAGACTATCTTCCTCATTTCCGATGAGCCTTACCGCGAAATAGTGTACGATAATGCCGAGGTCCCCAGTATTCTGGCCTTTTATAATGAATCGATAGTGATTACCTCCTACTCAAAAAGTCTTTCTCTCCCGGGCGAACGCATCGGATACCTGGTTCTCCATCCTTCATGTAAGGACTTCGACCTTGTGATGGCGGGGATGATCCTGAGCAACAGGATACTGGGATATGTCAATGCGCCGGCCCTGATGCAGCGTGTCGTGGCCGAACTTCTGAATGTAACCGTGGATGTGGGCATATACAAGAAAAAGCGCGATATTTTCATTGAGGGCCTTTCGTCTGCCGGGTATGATTTTATCACGCCCGAGGGAGCCTTCTATCTTTTCTGTAAAGCGCCTACCGATGATGACGTGGCCTTTGTCCGGCATCTCCAGAAATTCAATGTACTGGCAGTGCCGGGAGTCGGTTTCGGCGGGCCGGGCTATTTCAGATTAGCCTATTGTGTGCCCGAATCGACCATCAGGAAATCGATTCCGAAATTCAAAGAGGCCCTGGAATCATACGATACAAAGGCATGAAAAAACTCGAATCGACAAAACGCATTCCCGTGGACAGTGTTCTCAGGGTCTATAAAAAAGGCTTTGGATATTCAAGGCTGACTATTATAGATAATAATGACAGATACATGGCAACCCTGTCCGATGAGGATTTTTATAATTCTATTCCCGACGGAAGTTCCATTGAAGCGTACCTGTGGGTGGAAGATGTGGCCTCATATGAATTTTCCTGCACGATTACGGGAAGGATAACGCAGGGAGAGAGGATACTTTTTCTCAGCCATACCGAAGAGATCAGGCGCAACGAGGAGCGGCTATGTCTCACGGCACAGGTTTCAGTTCCCTTTCAATTTTTTATTTTTAATTCAAAGAAGATTGAAAAAAGTTTTACCAGTGAAGAAATTAAATTCCACACGGGGCTTATCACGGAAATGAGTGACCGTGAGATGGTTTTTACCTGCACTGATAATCTTTCAGCCGTCAGTCTGCTTTACGGACACATCCATGTTTTTGATGAAGATGTTGAAATTGTCGGGAAATACGAAGAAAGAGGAGAAGGAACATATCTCGTCAGGCTCACCGGCATGAGTGAAAGGGACCGCGGTAAAGTTCTGGACTATATCTTCAGCGTGTACCGCGAGTAACCCTCGGCAGGTTCTTCCCG
The Spirochaetae bacterium HGW-Spirochaetae-1 DNA segment above includes these coding regions:
- a CDS encoding aspartate aminotransferase (catalyzes the formation of oxalozcetate and L-glutamate from L-aspartate and 2-oxoglutarate) — protein: MSIAKGIRDSIEKSSWIRKMFEEGAKMKAQFGAENVFDFSLGNPDLEPPEEFFSTLQTMLRERKPGSHGYMPNAGFLSVREAIAGKVSREHGVMVRPEGIIMTCGAAGGMNTVLKTILNPGDEVIVLKPYFVEYGFYIGNHGGKMVLVDTAADFSINVGNIKQAINEKTRAVIINSPNNPTGKIYSRQEISDLTEMLRATGQTIFLISDEPYREIVYDNAEVPSILAFYNESIVITSYSKSLSLPGERIGYLVLHPSCKDFDLVMAGMILSNRILGYVNAPALMQRVVAELLNVTVDVGIYKKKRDIFIEGLSSAGYDFITPEGAFYLFCKAPTDDDVAFVRHLQKFNVLAVPGVGFGGPGYFRLAYCVPESTIRKSIPKFKEALESYDTKA